TTTTCCAACTGGGCCTGATTGAGGTAAAGGACCAATGAAGGAGGGACTATATACACAAGTTGTTGTGAATCATGTTTCTACAATTCCAAAGATATACTATTCCAAATAAATGGGTTGAGAGATAAGACAGCTGCTGACATGGAAAGGTTTAGGGAGTTATGCCCAACCTTAGTTCGGATTCTCTGTGCAATCTTCTCAAAGCGTCCCTGTTCATGGAATTTGAAGCTCTTGCGGGGGCGCTGGGCTGGCATAATGAAGACTCGGTGGTCAAAGTAGGAAGTGGACTCCAAGTCCTCCCCAGGCTTCTCTTTCAGCTGCTGACGGAACTGCTCCCTCTTTACCGCACGAATGTTAGCTAAGCACAGAGAGAGTTCAAAGAGAGATTAAAAAGGAGAATGCTACAGCAAGACAAAAAGATGATGTGAGtaaaagaggggaggaaagtgtgtgtgtgtgtgtgtgtgtatgtatgtaagtgttTGGATTACTGTATACACACCTTTTAGTGTGGGCATGCGGTGTGTGAGCTCAACTTCTTTGCCACTAGCATCCACAGTTCTTCCCATCTCATCCAGAATCAGAGGTGTTGGCTTATTCACCTCCTTAACTTCCACTTTCCTGCAGGCGCACACATAGAAAGTAGTCTAGTTTCACAGTGCCACATAAATGTGTAGGCTTGTgaggtttgtttttcttttgaacaCAAAAGCCATTAAATACTGTGTTtcaactgtatgtgtgtgtgtgtgtgtaaatgtattacTCACGGTGGAGCAATTCCCATGGCATGTAGATTAGCTAGTGCCACTAGGTTGTTAGGCCCAGTGTTCCCCAATGCTCCCAGTATACCAGGCTTCATGGCTAACTGGGACTGGATGCGGGCCTGCAGCTCAGCTGCCTTGCGGGCCTTCTCTATGGCATCATTCATGAAGGTGGCTGCCTGGGAAGGGGCGATGGATGGGGCTCCACCTGCAGATGGAGCAGAGGGAGTGGGGAGAAGCCTGGACACTGGAGGGGTGTCCAGCTGGGGCTGTGGCGTCGGAAGGGGCAACCGCTGAAAGCAGAGAGAAATAAGGAACACTGTCATATTGAGTTTATTGCTTGAAGTGGCTCCAGGATGACAATTCTGACAACATGCTCTTTCAGTACAAAACCATATGAAGAGGATATTGAGAAGACTCTACATAAAAAGAGAAGATATGGGAATCTGCATTACTGGTGCAGCAGGAACTGACGAGGCGAAGCTCAgttgtttcttcctctcctctatctgtcTTGTGGCTGCCTCCATCATCTGTTTGATCTGAGGACACAGAGAAAGGGTTAGAATAAACAGTCAGTAATAAAAAGCTCAATATGATTCATTTAGGTCCAGCcatccatttattttctctgaCAAACTATAATCATATATGGCTTGAGTAGGCAGCTGCTTCATACCTGCATCTTGGTGAGCATGCCAGGGCTCTCAGAGGGAGGTCCAGGTATGACCTCaggctcctccacctcctcaaaGCGAGGGACCCGTTTCCGCTTTGGTACTGTCCCATCTCCCACCTCCGGAGCCTCTCGCACTGCACCCGCAGCATCAGCTTCCTCACCAAACACATCCTGAGAGCAAGAAATGCCAATAAGCTTTGACAAAAAGAGCGATAAACACATTGACATTGGTTCATATAACAACGACAGCAAGTTAAATCAAGttacagaaataaatgacaaaaatgtgatgTTTGAGGCTAATCAAGGGATTAGCTTTAGGTCTACATGTTTAATCATCCAGTTACATTATAAAGATCTGTCAAGCAAGCCCGATAGGGTTCTTGTTTACCTTCAGGTCTCTCTTGCGGttcttctctcctgctcctTTGTTGCCACGGGCATTGCGGCTCTCCTCCAGTGCCTCAAAAAGACGCTCCACAAAACCTCCAGCCGACTCATCAAGGAAGGGACGCAGCTGGTCTGAGGGGGAACAAGTGTCATGCACGGGTTTAAATTAACACGACTCTTGTACTCCTCTGATCATcagcacaatcaaatgacaataATCTCTTAACCTAATCACAGGCATTGACAGTTACCTATGGTCTTCCTTTTGTCAAGGCCCTTCCCCACGCAGTGCAGAGCTGCAGTGACGACCGTGGGCTCCGAGAAGCCCAGCACCTTCTTCACAGTGCGCTCCACCCATGGCCTCAACTCCTCCACCTCCCGCTTAGGAAGAGACATCCTCTAATCCTGTAAAACAAGATATACATAACTGTAACAACAGTTACTAATGCCGAGAAGCCACATATCACATACATGTTTCTGCACCGTGTGGTAAAGTTAACTAGCTTATAACAAGCTAGAGTCCGCACACTAGAAATGGCTCCAATGGTATTTATTATTAGCCGTTTCTAGTGTGCGGACTCTATCTTGTTATAATTGACTGTTTCTCTGTCCAGCAGCTAGTATTAGTTTGGATGTGCGTGCTTTGTTGTATCTTTAAAGTTAACGGTTAGCTTTCCATCATACACCACTCTGTCCCTCACTCATAtctacatacacacgcacacgcacataagTTAATCAGTTGGAAACtttgttgtcgttgttgttcTGTCAATGGATTGCTATCGGTTAGCTTAGACCGACTGACCAGTGAGCTAACTACGAGCAACATGCAAGCTATAATCAGTGACATCCGCCAAAACTCCTCGGTTGCTTGCTAACTAACGTTAGCATACTGCTACCTGCGAGCTACCAACATTAGCGAACAACTGCTTACCTAAACTTACAAAGCGGACGATTCTGTCTTTATCCTTCGCCAAACTACTTATGTTGTAAACCTGAAAGAGATACGATCTAATTTAAAAAACATACGATACTCTAACCGCTAAGTTTTCTCAGAAAGTTTCTGTTTGGTCGCGCCGTTTACACGACGTTTTAGTTATACGACCCGGAAGAGGAAGTAAACGCTGCTTCTTCGTGACAATTTCAGTGTagaattgtgttgtttttgttcattgtttCCACCTAGGCGCACGTGAGAGGAAATATCCATATCCCAACTCAGGTTCCCCCGGGATATCATCAGAACATTAATTGTCTCTTTGCAAAAACTGGTGAGCAAGCCATTTTGTTAGAGAGGTTAACTGTCCTTCAGAGTGACCACACGAATAATGAAAAGTCATAAAGAAAAACTGTGGCGTTAATTTTaccaaacatttttatttctaattcccccTGTGTTTTACAAGATATAGCAAATATATCGCGTTTGATAGGCCTGTGCGCTTGAGCtcagttcaattaaattcaattcaaaaggaTAAATAGCCTAAAATTACGATACAGGCAATTAATCAATTATTTGTAATTGATTGAGAGGTTTGCAATAAAC
The Centroberyx gerrardi isolate f3 chromosome 12, fCenGer3.hap1.cur.20231027, whole genome shotgun sequence genome window above contains:
- the prpf3 gene encoding U4/U6 small nuclear ribonucleoprotein Prp3 isoform X2, with protein sequence MSLPKREVEELRPWVERTVKKVLGFSEPTVVTAALHCVGKGLDKRKTIDQLRPFLDESAGGFVERLFEALEESRNARGNKGAGEKNRKRDLKDVFGEEADAAGAVREAPEVGDGTVPKRKRVPRFEEVEEPEVIPGPPSESPGMLTKMQIKQMMEAATRQIEERKKQLSFASSVPAAPRLPLPTPQPQLDTPPVSRLLPTPSAPSAGGAPSIAPSQAATFMNDAIEKARKAAELQARIQSQLAMKPGILGALGNTGPNNLVALANLHAMGIAPPKVEVKEVNKPTPLILDEMGRTVDASGKEVELTHRMPTLKANIRAVKREQFRQQLKEKPGEDLESTSYFDHRVFIMPAQRPRKSFKFHEQGRFEKIAQRIRTKAQLEKLQTEIAQAAKKTGIQASTKLALIAPKKELGEGEVPSIEWWDSYILPSNIDITPETHFDEMDLFGVTNLVEHPAQISPPVDTDKPVTLGVYLTKKEQKKLRRQTRREGQKELQEKVRLGLMPPPEPKVRISNLMRVLGTEAVQDPTKVEAHVRAQMAKRQKAHEEANAARKLTAEQRKEKKVKKLKEDLTHGVHIAVYRIRNLHNPAKKFKVEANANQLYLTGTVVLHKDVNIVVVEGGPKSQKKFKRLMLNRVKWEEHNSKRDDPDGDDDTKRNNKCWLIWEGTAKERSFGDMKFKQCPTENMAREHFKKHGTEHYWDLALSQSVLETTDD
- the prpf3 gene encoding U4/U6 small nuclear ribonucleoprotein Prp3 isoform X1, with amino-acid sequence MSLPKREVEELRPWVERTVKKVLGFSEPTVVTAALHCVGKGLDKRKTIDQLRPFLDESAGGFVERLFEALEESRNARGNKGAGEKNRKRDLKLIGISCSQDVFGEEADAAGAVREAPEVGDGTVPKRKRVPRFEEVEEPEVIPGPPSESPGMLTKMQIKQMMEAATRQIEERKKQLSFASSVPAAPRLPLPTPQPQLDTPPVSRLLPTPSAPSAGGAPSIAPSQAATFMNDAIEKARKAAELQARIQSQLAMKPGILGALGNTGPNNLVALANLHAMGIAPPKVEVKEVNKPTPLILDEMGRTVDASGKEVELTHRMPTLKANIRAVKREQFRQQLKEKPGEDLESTSYFDHRVFIMPAQRPRKSFKFHEQGRFEKIAQRIRTKAQLEKLQTEIAQAAKKTGIQASTKLALIAPKKELGEGEVPSIEWWDSYILPSNIDITPETHFDEMDLFGVTNLVEHPAQISPPVDTDKPVTLGVYLTKKEQKKLRRQTRREGQKELQEKVRLGLMPPPEPKVRISNLMRVLGTEAVQDPTKVEAHVRAQMAKRQKAHEEANAARKLTAEQRKEKKVKKLKEDLTHGVHIAVYRIRNLHNPAKKFKVEANANQLYLTGTVVLHKDVNIVVVEGGPKSQKKFKRLMLNRVKWEEHNSKRDDPDGDDDTKRNNKCWLIWEGTAKERSFGDMKFKQCPTENMAREHFKKHGTEHYWDLALSQSVLETTDD